From the Streptomyces sp. SN-593 genome, the window GCCGCCCGCCGGGCCAGCATCCTCAGCGGGCTCGCGGCCCGCAGGGTGGAACGGAAGGCGTCGTGCGCCCGGTCCGGCTCCTCGCGCAGCCGGGCCAGCAGCTCCGGCTCGGCTGCGGCCCGGTGCGCCGCCTGGGCCAACGCCTGGCTGAGGGTCTCCAGCCCCGCCGTGAGCAGGAGTACGAAGAGCGCAAAACCCTCTGCCTCGTCGGCGGTCCCCGTCCGCACGGCCTCGCCGACCGCGTACAGCGGCCCGCCGTCCGCGGCCGCCAGGGCACCCCTCACGTACCGCCGCAGCGCGGCGAGTTCGCCGGCGAGGGCGTCCGCTTCCTCCCCCGAAGGGCCGGCTCCGGGACCGATACGGTCGCGCAGCAGCCGCGCCCAGCGCTCCAGTTCGTCGGCGTCCCCGGCGGGCAGTCCCATGACCAGGAGCGCCAGTCGCACCGGCAGGCGGTCCGCGTAGCCGCTGACGAAGTCGAAGCCCTCGCCGGCGTCCGCCGGCCACGTCCGCTCGACCGCCTCGGCGATGGCGGCGCGCGCCGCCGACGCCCGGCGCCGGGTGAAGTACGGCGCGACCAGGCGGCGCAGCCGGGCGTGTGCCGACCCGTCGCGCAGGCTGGGCATGGCCCGGAACACCGCGTCGAGGTCGTCGTGCGGGCTGATCCGCAGCGCGGGCAGCCTGCCGTCGCCGTCCCCGACGACCAGGCGTGGATCGCCCAGCGCCTCGCGCGCGGCGTCGGCCCGTGCCACCACCGTCAGCCCGGTGCCCGCGTGGAGGGCGGGCCAGCGGCGGGCGACGGACGGACTGAGCGTCGGACGCCGGCCGGCCAGGCACGCCAGGACCTCGCCGACCGCCGCGGAGGTCGGGTTCGCGGTCTCCCCCATGGGCTGTTCACGCTCTTCCGTCAGTGCCGGCGGGCAGGGTTCGCCCTGCCCGCCGGCGGCGAATCACCGGCGGGGCCGGAGGATCACGACACGGGCAGGGTGGGCTGCGAGCCGCAGCAGGTGCCGGACCCGACGGTGCTCGCGGTGCAGCCGGGACAGGAGAACGAGCTGGCCGAGCCGCAGGTGCTCAGGCCGCCGACGGCCCCCAGCAGCCCGAGGGACTCGTCGCTGATCTCCTCGACCGGAGCGGGCGGCACCGGCAGTGCCTCCTGCGCGCTGATCCCGTACTCGGCGAGCACCGCGACCGGCTCGTCCCGGTAGCGCGTCGCGAGTTCCTCGTCGCTCCAGAGCTGTGCCACGAGAGCACCGAAACTGCGTCTTTCCTCGGCGGTCAGCTGGATGTCGGACATCGACACGTCCAATCTCGGATCGGGGTCCCGGGCCACACGGCCCGGGGACCAGGCAGGTGGCTTCCACCGATCGGGGCCCGACGGCCCCGTACCGTGCGGAACGCGAAGCGGAATCCCCGTATCCGGGTCCGCCGAGACGGAAATGTGGCACAGCGCGTCCCTGCCCGACATCGGGGAAACCCCTACGCGCGACCCCAACACCGCTTCCGGCGTGCGGGGTTGGCCCTCCTTCTCGGCACGGCAGCGGCCGTCGTCCCCCCGAAAGGGGGTGCGGGAACGGCGCGCGTGTGACGGACGGGAGGCAGGTGACGGAATGGAGTCAGGTGGGGACAGGACCTGTCCGGCGACCCGCGACAGCCGCCCTGACCGTGGGTAAGGTGCCGTGTGTCCGCCAGGGGAAGGCGGAGACCGGCAGGGGGAACGAAGACTTGACCAGTCCGCCGCGGATATCACCGGAGCACGCGTCCGTCGGCACCCGGCAGATCGTCGGCAGACACGCGCACCTGGACCGGCTGCGCGCCGCACTCGACGAGCCGGGCCCACGCGGAACACTGCTCGAACTGCCGGGGGAGCCGGCTTCCGGGAAGACCAGACTGCTGGCCGCCTTCCGGGAGGAGGCGAAGGCGCGGGAGGTGCCGGTGTGGACGGCCTCGGGCGCCCTGCACGGCGCCCGCCCGGGCGGTGGACGGCCGCGCGCGGGCGCCGCCCCGCCTGTCCGGCACCCCGCCGGCGCACCGGACGGCCGGGGCGGCGCGGGTGCGGACCTGCGGGCCGCCTTCGCCGCGGCGACGGGCCCCGGCGGCACCGGCCTGTTACTGCTCGACGACCTGCACGCCGCCGACCGGCGCTCGGCGCAGACGCTCGCCGCGCTCCTGCGGGACCCGGTGCCCGGACTGGTCGTCGCCGCCGCGTACCGTCCGCGCCAGTGCCCGCCCTGGGTGCGGTCGGCGCTGGAGGGCGGGGCCACCGCCTCGTGGCGGCTGCCGGTCGGTCCGCTCTCGCGCGCCGACGCGGCGCTGATGGCGCCGGGCCACCCCGCCGCCTCCGTCGACCGGGCGCACGCCCTCTCCCAGGGGCTGCCCGGGTACGCGGCGGCCCTGCTCCGCGAGGCGGAGGGCGCCCCGGCCCCGGACTTCCAGGAGGAGCCGGTGCCCCTCCAGGTCCCGGGCCTGGACGCGGAACTCGCGGCGCTCGGCGAGGACGAGCGGCAGGTGCTGGACATCGCCGCGGTGCTGGGGGAACCGGTCGATCCCGGTCTGCTCGTGGCCGTCGCCGCCAGGAGTCCGGCGCACTGCGCCCATGTCGTGGACCGGCTGGCGGCGCTGGATCTGCTGCGGCCCTACCCCGACCCGCCCCACGCGTGGGGGTTCCGCCATCCGCTGGTGCGCGCCGCCTGCTACCACCGGGTGCTCCCCGGGCAGCGGTGGCTGCTGCACACCCGGGCCGCCGCGGTGCTGCGGCGCCGGGCCGCGCCGCTCACCGAGATCGCCGAGCACGTGGCGCGCGGCGACTGCGGCTCGGACCCGCACGCCGCCGCCGACCTCGCCGCGGCCGCCCACGACGTGCTCCCCACCCGCCCGGACCGGGCCGCGCGCTGGCTGCGGACCGCGCTCCGGCTGACCAGGGACCCCGCGGGCCGGGCGGGCATCACCCTGGCCCTCGCCGAGGCCGAGATGGCCTCGGGGCGGCCCTGGGTGAGCCGCACCCTCCTGACGGACATGTGCGCGGCCCAGGGGGACCAGCACCAGCTCACGCTGGCGAGGCTGGCGCACTCCCGGGCCGAACTGATGATGGGACGGCCCCGCGAGGGGTACGTGCCGCTGCGCCGGGAACTGCCCCGCGCCGAACGCGTGGGCGGGGCGCTGGGGGTGCGGGTCGCCGCGGAGGCGGCCGTCTGCGCGGTGCTGGACGGCAACCGCGACGCGGTCCGGCACCTCGAACTGGCGTCCCGCCTGCTGCCCAGCGCGCCCGCGGCCGCGTTCGACACGCGGCTGGCCGTCATCGAGGCGTTCACGGCCGCCTACGTCGGCGGCATCCCCGCGGTCGGCGGGCGGCTCGCCTCGGCGGCCGCCGTGATCGACGAGCGCTCCGACGACGAGTGCGCCGCCGACCTCGGCACGCTGACCCTGCTGGCCTGGGCGGAGACCATGCTGGAGCGCGACGGCGAGGCGCTGCGGCACTTCGCCCGCGGGCTGCGGGTGACCGACCGGGGCGGTCCCCGGGCACTGACGCCCTACCTGCTGGCGGGGCAGGCCCACGCGGCGGCCCGGCAGGGCCGCGTCGAGGCGGCCCTGGCCGCGGCGGCGGAGGCCCGCGGCGCCGCCCGCCGGATGGGCAACGCACCGCTGGCGGAGTTCGCCGACGTCACGCACGCGGCCTCGGTCGCGCGCCGCGACGGCTCCACCGCCGCCACGCCCACCCCCGTGGCGGGCGCCGGCGGGTCGCCCCCCGACGCGGGGAGCTGGTTCGCCGCGATGACCGCGCGGACGGCGGTGCGCCTGCGGTGGGAGCGGGGCGATCCCGCCGTGACCACGGAGCTGCTGCTGCGGGCCTGCGGCGGCGCGGAGTTGCCGCGCGTCGAGGCGTGCGGAGCCGCGTACTGGGCGGGCGTGCTCATGGACCTGGCGCTGGCCCGGGGGGACACCGTCCAGGCCGCCGGGTGGGCGCGGACGGCCGAGGAGCGGGCCGAGCAGTCCGGGCTGGACGGGCAGCGCGGCCACGCGCTGGCGTCGCGCGCCCGGCTGGAGGCCCACAGGGAACGGCCGACGACGGCGGCGGCGCTCGCGGCCGGGGCGGCGGAGCGTTTCGCCGCCCTGGGCTTCCTCCATGACGAGGCGTCGGCTCGGCTGGTCCGCGCCCGCGCCCTGGGAGACCTGCGGGAGTGGCGTGAGGCGGAGGTCGAGATGGCGCAGGTGCGGGTGATCGCCCAGGCGACCGGTTCGCGCGCGCTGTTGGGGGTCGTCGTCACGGAGCAGCGCCGGGTCGGCGCCTGCGCCGGCCGGCAGTCCGCGCCCGCCTCGCCCGGCCATCTGGGACTGACCCGCCGCGAGTGGGACATCGCCCGCCGGGTGGCGGCGGGCGCCAGCAACGCCGAGGTGGCCGCGACGCTCTACGTCTCGGTCAAGACCGTGGAGTCCCACCTGACGAGGATCTTCCGCAAGTTGGGCATGACCTCCCGCAACGGCCTGGCGGCGGCCCTCACCGTCGCCTGACGGCGGGAGGCCCCCGTCGGCCGCGTCCTGGGGGCACAGCAGGAGCGGCGGCCGATCGAGGCCGCCGGGACGACGGACACGCCCCCAGGCGCTCGGCACCTGGGGGCGTGATCGCGGCGGAGGTCAGGCGTAGTAGCCGAACAGGTCGGCGACGACGTCCACGGAGCCGGCGCTCGCGTGGAAGTCGATCTTCCCGTCGACCACCGGGACGGTCACGAGGTTCGCGATCGTCTGCCCGGCCGACCAGTTGAGGTTGGACGAGGTCGGTCGCGCCTGGCCGTCGGGCCACACGGTGAGCACACCGCCGGTGGTGCCGTTCACCACCGTCACGTTGAGGACGACGGCCTTGGCCCCGGCCAGCGCGCCGCCGTCGGCGAGGCTGAGCGCGAGCGAACCGGTGGAGCTGAGCTTGCCGATGCTGGGGGCGCCGGTCCCGGTGCGGGTGTCCAGCAGCCGGACCGGGGCGGCCGGGTGGAACAGCGCGCCGCCGGCGTCGGCCCGGTAGTAGCCGAACACGTCGGCCACGAAGTGGGTCGTGCCCGAACTGGCGTT encodes:
- a CDS encoding cytochrome P450, which translates into the protein MGETANPTSAAVGEVLACLAGRRPTLSPSVARRWPALHAGTGLTVVARADAAREALGDPRLVVGDGDGRLPALRISPHDDLDAVFRAMPSLRDGSAHARLRRLVAPYFTRRRASAARAAIAEAVERTWPADAGEGFDFVSGYADRLPVRLALLVMGLPAGDADELERWARLLRDRIGPGAGPSGEEADALAGELAALRRYVRGALAAADGGPLYAVGEAVRTGTADEAEGFALFVLLLTAGLETLSQALAQAAHRAAAEPELLARLREEPDRAHDAFRSTLRAASPLRMLARRAACPASVGGLALPAGQTVVLLLASALAGEDAGPGPRTGPEAALAYGHGPHICLGMHHADLAGAEFLRFLAGRPGRLALLPGAVPHRSPAVQGWSRLPVRELPPEPEPEPDPTPAPGGRESAHDGANRPAGGE
- a CDS encoding LuxR C-terminal-related transcriptional regulator, which translates into the protein MTSPPRISPEHASVGTRQIVGRHAHLDRLRAALDEPGPRGTLLELPGEPASGKTRLLAAFREEAKAREVPVWTASGALHGARPGGGRPRAGAAPPVRHPAGAPDGRGGAGADLRAAFAAATGPGGTGLLLLDDLHAADRRSAQTLAALLRDPVPGLVVAAAYRPRQCPPWVRSALEGGATASWRLPVGPLSRADAALMAPGHPAASVDRAHALSQGLPGYAAALLREAEGAPAPDFQEEPVPLQVPGLDAELAALGEDERQVLDIAAVLGEPVDPGLLVAVAARSPAHCAHVVDRLAALDLLRPYPDPPHAWGFRHPLVRAACYHRVLPGQRWLLHTRAAAVLRRRAAPLTEIAEHVARGDCGSDPHAAADLAAAAHDVLPTRPDRAARWLRTALRLTRDPAGRAGITLALAEAEMASGRPWVSRTLLTDMCAAQGDQHQLTLARLAHSRAELMMGRPREGYVPLRRELPRAERVGGALGVRVAAEAAVCAVLDGNRDAVRHLELASRLLPSAPAAAFDTRLAVIEAFTAAYVGGIPAVGGRLASAAAVIDERSDDECAADLGTLTLLAWAETMLERDGEALRHFARGLRVTDRGGPRALTPYLLAGQAHAAARQGRVEAALAAAAEARGAARRMGNAPLAEFADVTHAASVARRDGSTAATPTPVAGAGGSPPDAGSWFAAMTARTAVRLRWERGDPAVTTELLLRACGGAELPRVEACGAAYWAGVLMDLALARGDTVQAAGWARTAEERAEQSGLDGQRGHALASRARLEAHRERPTTAAALAAGAAERFAALGFLHDEASARLVRARALGDLREWREAEVEMAQVRVIAQATGSRALLGVVVTEQRRVGACAGRQSAPASPGHLGLTRREWDIARRVAAGASNAEVAATLYVSVKTVESHLTRIFRKLGMTSRNGLAAALTVA